One part of the Clostridium thermosuccinogenes genome encodes these proteins:
- a CDS encoding ABC transporter ATP-binding protein encodes MLKIEHLSTSYKTIDGNIRVINDLNFEIYDNEIFGIAGESGCGKTTLLKALYDIVEFPLQIDSGRVILSGEKNGTPFSYESGKIRNTWWNNITYVPQAAQSVLNPIMRLKHQFLDSIPKEDRKNETEEQTLKRVARYLEELSLSPDLLEAFPFQLSGGMRQRVIIALATFMSPNVVLADEPTTALDVVVQRGILMMLMRLQSQLKNTVVLVSHDMGVHYQVTHRMGIMYSGSLVELGKTDDIFNEPLHPYTRMLINALPRVGDKSQKVGIPGRPPALTNPPPGCRFAPRCPNATETCRQAVPVFQEVRPGRFVACHKLNREVV; translated from the coding sequence ATGCTAAAAATTGAACACCTGTCCACTTCCTACAAGACCATTGATGGTAACATACGTGTCATCAATGACTTGAATTTTGAAATATACGATAACGAGATCTTTGGCATCGCGGGGGAATCAGGCTGCGGTAAAACAACGCTTCTAAAAGCGCTTTATGATATTGTGGAGTTTCCTTTGCAGATAGATTCAGGCCGGGTTATTTTGAGCGGTGAGAAGAACGGAACTCCCTTCTCCTATGAGTCCGGCAAGATACGCAATACCTGGTGGAACAATATCACTTATGTGCCTCAGGCTGCCCAAAGCGTATTAAACCCCATCATGCGGCTAAAACACCAGTTTCTGGACTCCATTCCCAAAGAGGACAGGAAGAATGAAACTGAAGAGCAGACGCTTAAAAGAGTAGCACGGTATCTGGAAGAGTTGAGCCTTTCCCCTGATCTTTTAGAGGCCTTCCCCTTCCAGCTTTCCGGTGGTATGCGTCAGCGCGTGATCATCGCCCTGGCTACATTCATGTCTCCTAATGTGGTGCTGGCAGATGAACCTACCACAGCCCTGGACGTGGTAGTTCAGAGGGGTATTCTGATGATGCTGATGCGCCTGCAAAGCCAATTAAAGAATACAGTGGTGCTGGTCAGCCATGACATGGGCGTTCACTACCAGGTGACCCACCGCATGGGCATCATGTATTCAGGCAGCCTTGTAGAACTGGGTAAGACCGACGATATATTCAACGAACCGCTCCATCCTTATACCAGGATGCTAATCAATGCCCTACCCCGGGTAGGCGATAAGAGTCAAAAAGTCGGTATTCCAGGCAGACCTCCCGCACTGACTAATCCACCTCCAGGCTGCAGGTTTGCACCTCGCTGCCCTAATGCTACAGAAACCTGCCGTCAGGCTGTGCCTGTTTTCCAAGAAGTGCGGCCTGGTCGTTTTGTGGCCTGCCATAAGCTGAACAGGGAGGTGGTATGA
- a CDS encoding flavodoxin domain-containing protein, whose product MVIVYESKTGFTKRYAEMLAAKTGLKVFRVKEISKISPDEEIIFLGWMKVGKIQDLDKLRKFNVKAVCGSGTGRTAEPDTETVIARNKIEGMPFFYLRGGCLPLKEIKGMDRIMLSLFVKMLKSRKDKDERTEEAIAIIENGFDGVKEENLADVLEWINAKRAEGCV is encoded by the coding sequence ATGGTAATTGTTTATGAATCTAAAACTGGTTTTACCAAAAGGTATGCCGAAATGCTGGCTGCGAAGACGGGACTTAAGGTTTTCCGGGTAAAAGAAATCTCAAAGATTAGCCCGGATGAAGAAATCATTTTTCTTGGCTGGATGAAGGTCGGGAAGATACAGGACCTTGATAAATTGCGAAAATTTAATGTCAAGGCTGTTTGCGGATCGGGCACCGGGCGAACCGCTGAACCTGATACCGAAACTGTCATCGCCAGAAACAAGATTGAAGGCATGCCGTTTTTTTATCTGAGAGGAGGATGTCTGCCTCTGAAAGAGATAAAGGGTATGGATAGGATCATGCTGTCCTTGTTTGTAAAGATGCTTAAAAGCCGCAAGGACAAGGATGAAAGAACGGAAGAAGCAATTGCTATCATAGAAAACGGTTTTGATGGCGTGAAAGAGGAAAATCTTGCGGATGTGCTCGAATGGATAAACGCCAAAAGAGCGGAGGGTTGTGTATGA
- a CDS encoding DUF4256 domain-containing protein: protein MKHEEKVLSPEQREDLLKIIKARFEKNMGRHKDIEWLDVQTRLEANPEKLWSLYEMEKTGGEPDVIDRDEKTGEYIFCDCSAESPKGRRSVCYDGEALESRKEHKPENSALGMAEAMGIEILTEEQYRKLQKLGEFDTKTSSWVKTPDNIRKLGGAIFCDRRYDTVFVYHNGAESYYASRGFRGMLRV, encoded by the coding sequence ATGAAACACGAAGAAAAGGTGTTATCACCAGAGCAGCGGGAAGACCTGCTCAAAATAATAAAAGCACGCTTTGAGAAAAATATGGGTCGCCATAAAGATATTGAATGGCTTGATGTGCAAACAAGGCTGGAAGCCAATCCCGAAAAGCTGTGGTCGCTTTATGAGATGGAGAAGACCGGGGGTGAGCCGGATGTCATTGACCGGGATGAAAAGACGGGTGAGTATATTTTTTGTGATTGCTCAGCAGAAAGCCCCAAAGGCCGCAGAAGTGTTTGCTACGATGGTGAGGCGCTGGAGTCAAGAAAAGAGCATAAGCCGGAAAACAGCGCATTGGGCATGGCTGAAGCCATGGGCATTGAGATTCTGACGGAAGAGCAATACCGAAAGCTGCAGAAGCTTGGAGAATTTGATACAAAAACATCCAGTTGGGTCAAAACCCCTGACAATATCAGAAAACTCGGCGGCGCTATCTTTTGTGACCGTCGCTATGACACTGTTTTTGTGTATCATAATGGAGCAGAATCCTACTATGCCTCCAGGGGATTCCGTGGCATGTTAAGGGTTTAA
- a CDS encoding ABC transporter permease: MIGQIQSRSGQMDPVQLESLRKALRIQFGLEGSLLEQYFTFLWKGLLRFDFGPSLMSYPTPVGEIISTYLPYTLSLSLTTTILAWIIGNVIGLQAGFRKNKRSSKILEGIAICMYPIPYFIIALIIQIVFAFLLGWFPLQSTINSMGDFFTFIGSLIRASILPAISLLLVGTGWWIISMKSLSSTTAEEDFVMYARYRGLPEGKIGRSYVFRNSILTQITALAMSLGGVFSGSIMTEIIFGYPGVGTLIQKAILQSDYNMILGCITISIVAISTATMIVDLIYPFIDPRIRYS, from the coding sequence ATGATCGGACAAATCCAGTCCCGCTCCGGCCAGATGGACCCGGTTCAATTGGAATCGCTTCGCAAAGCTTTACGTATACAGTTCGGCTTGGAAGGATCTCTTTTAGAGCAATACTTCACTTTCCTCTGGAAAGGGTTGCTGCGTTTTGACTTCGGACCTTCCCTGATGAGCTATCCCACCCCTGTAGGAGAGATCATCAGCACTTATTTGCCTTATACTTTGAGCCTGTCACTGACTACAACAATCCTCGCCTGGATCATCGGAAATGTCATCGGTCTGCAGGCAGGATTCAGAAAAAACAAGCGCTCATCAAAAATCTTGGAGGGTATTGCCATATGCATGTATCCCATCCCCTACTTCATCATTGCGCTGATAATTCAAATCGTGTTTGCATTTTTGCTGGGATGGTTCCCGCTGCAATCTACCATTAACTCCATGGGTGATTTCTTTACATTCATCGGTTCCCTTATCCGGGCATCAATCCTGCCTGCTATTTCACTTCTGCTGGTGGGTACAGGTTGGTGGATCATATCTATGAAGTCCCTCTCCAGTACTACTGCCGAGGAGGATTTCGTTATGTATGCCCGCTACAGAGGTCTTCCGGAGGGAAAGATCGGCAGAAGCTATGTGTTCCGCAATTCCATCCTTACACAGATTACAGCTCTGGCTATGAGCCTTGGCGGGGTATTCAGCGGTTCGATTATGACAGAGATCATCTTTGGTTATCCCGGTGTTGGTACACTGATTCAAAAGGCGATCCTGCAATCGGATTACAATATGATTCTGGGATGTATTACCATCTCCATCGTTGCCATCTCTACAGCGACGATGATCGTGGATCTTATATACCCGTTCATCGATCCTCGTATCAGGTATAGCTAA
- a CDS encoding helix-turn-helix domain-containing protein, with product MLDLRKIGAYISALRKQKDMTQVELSEMLNVSHQAVSKWERGESMPDIGTLPKLGEIFNKSIDDILNAGEPPVNKACEKDTDITQLVQNEPGKVAEMINNGDVDLQSVIDVAPALKPSIVDEVAQGLDGISIEHLSALAPFLSSDALNKLVDHVIDKSLDAEHLLGIAPFLSKESLDRIVEQIMAGNINGELLAGFAPFVSKDTLDKLADRVIDGTLNGEALLAIAPFIDRNKLDYLVENIPNDRLCEDLLSGFAPFLSREALGRLVDRAIDGSIRAETLLTLAPFLGQENLRKVVRSVSVGNLDGDILAGLAPFIDRDSLSEIVNSMIENAKKQKNALNEKHGEG from the coding sequence ATGTTGGATTTAAGAAAAATAGGAGCTTATATATCAGCTCTCCGCAAGCAAAAAGATATGACGCAGGTGGAGCTGTCAGAAATGCTTAATGTCAGTCATCAGGCAGTGTCCAAATGGGAAAGAGGTGAATCCATGCCTGATATCGGTACGTTACCCAAGCTTGGTGAGATATTCAACAAAAGCATCGACGATATTCTTAATGCCGGAGAACCTCCTGTTAACAAAGCCTGTGAGAAGGATACAGATATAACACAGCTGGTTCAAAACGAACCGGGAAAGGTGGCAGAAATGATAAATAACGGGGATGTCGACTTGCAGTCCGTCATAGATGTTGCCCCTGCGCTAAAGCCGAGTATTGTAGATGAAGTAGCACAAGGGCTGGACGGAATAAGTATTGAGCATCTTTCCGCGCTTGCACCCTTCTTAAGCAGCGATGCACTCAACAAGCTTGTCGACCATGTTATAGACAAATCGTTGGATGCGGAACACCTGTTGGGTATTGCTCCCTTCCTCAGCAAAGAAAGCCTTGACAGGATAGTGGAACAGATTATGGCTGGGAATATAAATGGTGAGCTACTAGCCGGATTCGCTCCTTTTGTCAGCAAAGATACACTAGATAAGCTTGCTGACCGGGTCATCGATGGAACCCTGAATGGTGAGGCTTTATTAGCAATTGCTCCATTTATCGATAGAAATAAGCTTGACTATTTAGTAGAAAATATCCCAAACGACAGACTTTGTGAGGATTTGCTCAGCGGATTCGCACCATTTTTAAGCAGAGAAGCCCTCGGAAGGCTTGTTGACCGAGCCATTGATGGTAGTATTCGTGCAGAAACCCTTTTAACTCTTGCACCATTTCTCGGTCAGGAAAACCTTCGGAAGGTTGTAAGAAGTGTGTCTGTAGGTAATCTTGACGGAGATATACTGGCTGGACTTGCTCCCTTTATCGATAGAGACTCTTTGAGTGAAATTGTCAATAGTATGATAGAAAATGCAAAGAAGCAGAAGAATGCATTGAACGAAAAACATGGAGAAGGGTAG
- a CDS encoding alpha/beta fold hydrolase codes for MGFYVKAKNVNIYVEDLNPECKKTILFLHGWPANLNLFEYQFDKLPQLGYRCIGIDTRGFGKSDKPFYGYDYNTLSDDVRAVVEALGLRDFTLAGHSTGGAIAVRYMGRHKGYGVSKLVLIAAAAPSLIKRPNFPYGIDEKTVLQMIEDTYNDRPQMLRNFGDRFFFQHTSQAFSDWFFQLGLQAAGWATAAIARTWINEVLFADMGAINVPTLIIHGIHDKVVPFQLAEVQHRMIRNSMLVPFKYSGHGSFYDEKDEFNGLLVRFTER; via the coding sequence ATGGGTTTCTATGTAAAGGCGAAAAATGTAAATATATATGTTGAAGATTTAAATCCGGAATGTAAAAAAACCATTCTTTTTCTACATGGTTGGCCAGCCAATCTTAATCTTTTTGAATACCAATTTGATAAGCTGCCCCAATTAGGTTACCGGTGCATCGGAATAGACACGAGGGGTTTTGGCAAATCGGATAAGCCGTTTTATGGATATGATTACAATACCTTATCCGATGATGTGAGAGCTGTGGTAGAGGCTTTGGGCTTGCGTGACTTTACTTTGGCCGGACATTCCACCGGTGGTGCGATAGCAGTAAGATACATGGGCCGCCATAAAGGATATGGTGTAAGCAAGCTGGTACTTATTGCCGCTGCCGCTCCAAGCTTGATAAAACGTCCTAATTTCCCGTATGGTATTGATGAAAAGACGGTATTGCAGATGATTGAAGATACATATAATGATCGTCCTCAGATGCTTAGGAATTTCGGAGACAGGTTTTTCTTCCAGCATACATCCCAGGCGTTTTCCGATTGGTTCTTCCAGTTGGGTTTGCAGGCAGCCGGATGGGCGACAGCAGCAATTGCCAGGACTTGGATTAACGAAGTGCTGTTTGCTGATATGGGAGCCATTAATGTACCTACATTGATTATTCATGGAATTCATGATAAAGTGGTTCCTTTCCAACTGGCAGAAGTGCAGCACAGGATGATCAGAAATTCTATGTTGGTACCGTTTAAATATTCCGGTCATGGGTCTTTTTATGATGAGAAGGATGAATTCAATGGCTTATTGGTAAGGTTTACAGAAAGGTAG
- a CDS encoding class I SAM-dependent methyltransferase: MCSIEQYYNHDYDEWARLLRHRIEFEITKRALSKFIPEKASVLDVGGGPGRYSIYLAERGHEVTLFDLCEKMVEQATENAKSAGVVLKDCIQGNVLSLCDILPGREFDAILCMGPMYHLLKEDERREAINQCMGLLKKDGILIVSFISAYAPIIDCLKAYPQDIGKLKDSLLRYLEDGRHDSRVAQGFTDAYFFNPADIRGFMSQFKLETLRIMAVESLGVLVEEKLMQLPEEDFQSWLDVFEAVASNPEVWGSCEHLLYIGRKVD; encoded by the coding sequence ATGTGTAGCATTGAACAGTATTATAATCATGATTATGATGAATGGGCAAGGCTTTTAAGGCACAGAATAGAATTTGAAATTACAAAGAGAGCGCTTAGCAAATTTATACCCGAAAAAGCCAGTGTCCTGGATGTAGGCGGCGGGCCCGGAAGGTACAGCATTTACCTTGCAGAAAGGGGTCATGAGGTTACACTTTTTGACCTGTGCGAAAAAATGGTGGAGCAGGCTACTGAAAATGCCAAAAGTGCAGGTGTTGTTTTAAAAGACTGCATTCAAGGAAATGTTCTTTCATTGTGCGATATATTACCGGGAAGAGAATTTGACGCCATACTTTGCATGGGTCCTATGTATCATTTGCTGAAAGAGGACGAGAGAAGGGAAGCAATAAATCAATGTATGGGTTTGCTTAAAAAGGATGGCATACTTATAGTATCTTTCATATCGGCCTATGCTCCCATTATTGATTGCTTGAAAGCTTATCCGCAGGACATAGGAAAGTTGAAAGATAGTCTTCTAAGGTATTTGGAAGATGGCAGGCATGATTCAAGGGTGGCGCAAGGATTTACTGACGCTTATTTCTTCAATCCTGCAGATATAAGAGGGTTTATGTCCCAATTCAAGCTGGAAACCTTGAGAATCATGGCAGTTGAAAGCCTTGGGGTACTGGTGGAGGAAAAGCTGATGCAGCTGCCGGAAGAAGACTTCCAGAGTTGGCTGGATGTTTTTGAAGCTGTAGCTTCAAATCCTGAAGTATGGGGAAGCTGTGAGCATTTGCTTTATATCGGAAGGAAAGTGGATTGA
- a CDS encoding ABC transporter substrate-binding protein, with translation MRKKILSLILVLMILLTSIGMGACSKSKDTMTEVGTPRRETLIVETQTPTDAPGQFNSYMPGTQMGFGIHQLMSAMMWEMDTVKGEQFGEVAEGMPESNEDFTEHIVKIRKGIKWSDGEDLNADDVVFTMNMIMSNPGIGQHDYYNSVFEKVEKVDDYTVKIVTKDSFPRLSLRFGVTIWGNDLRIVPEHIYSKVDDVTTFKDSKPVVAGPYTVKAYDELGKWILYERREDWKNSTVGVVTGKMPKPKYIWFRYLGDDTTRQMSMINNEVDILCEVTPEMLEAMTSANKKIACWYDDYPYATSDDPCSKGLAFQMAKEPYNNPDFRWAIALAMNFDEISMSIFNGIGRASPLPILTATSAMMELYYKPLLPFLESFELDLGDGTTIKPFDPGYAERMAQKLREKGYDIPTDKDELIDMFGIGCWKYAPEAAEKLLIKAGLEKKSDGWYYKGKPFTINLTYLANTEAQAGRGVIAAYDQLTKFGLKCNLSSESSATWDTNGATGNFEIAGYWPTGGITKDIYSQISGWDADLIVPLGERGSGQGSRWNNAEATRIIHEMAKLSPNDERSYELAMEFMKIAIKDLPFIGFHSGIKFVPTNSTYWENYPNAKNPYNGPWWWWSCFKYITTEISPVGK, from the coding sequence ATGAGAAAAAAAATCCTATCCCTTATCCTAGTACTCATGATTCTGCTCACGTCTATAGGCATGGGTGCTTGCTCAAAATCCAAGGACACGATGACAGAAGTGGGTACTCCTCGTCGGGAAACCTTGATAGTTGAGACCCAGACACCTACCGACGCACCAGGACAGTTCAACTCCTACATGCCAGGCACTCAGATGGGTTTTGGTATTCACCAGCTCATGTCTGCTATGATGTGGGAAATGGACACTGTCAAAGGTGAGCAGTTTGGTGAAGTAGCTGAAGGTATGCCTGAATCCAATGAGGATTTTACCGAGCATATCGTTAAAATCCGCAAAGGCATCAAATGGTCTGATGGAGAAGACCTAAACGCAGATGATGTAGTGTTCACAATGAACATGATCATGTCCAACCCAGGTATTGGACAGCACGATTACTACAATTCCGTGTTCGAAAAAGTTGAAAAGGTGGACGACTATACCGTCAAAATCGTAACTAAGGACTCCTTCCCCCGCCTTTCGCTTAGGTTTGGAGTTACCATCTGGGGTAACGACCTCCGTATCGTTCCTGAGCACATATACTCCAAGGTTGATGATGTAACCACATTTAAAGATAGTAAACCAGTAGTGGCTGGCCCATACACCGTTAAGGCTTATGATGAGCTGGGCAAATGGATTCTCTACGAGCGCCGTGAAGACTGGAAGAACAGTACCGTCGGCGTTGTTACCGGTAAAATGCCCAAGCCTAAGTATATATGGTTCAGGTATCTTGGCGACGATACTACTCGCCAGATGAGCATGATCAACAACGAAGTTGACATCCTCTGTGAAGTTACACCTGAGATGCTGGAAGCTATGACTTCTGCCAATAAGAAGATCGCTTGCTGGTATGACGATTATCCATACGCAACCAGTGACGACCCATGTTCCAAGGGACTTGCTTTCCAGATGGCCAAGGAGCCTTACAACAATCCTGATTTCCGCTGGGCTATCGCATTGGCTATGAACTTTGATGAAATCTCCATGAGTATCTTTAATGGCATCGGTCGCGCCAGCCCACTGCCGATCCTCACCGCAACCAGCGCGATGATGGAACTGTATTACAAGCCTCTGCTTCCTTTCTTGGAAAGCTTTGAATTGGATCTGGGCGACGGTACGACCATCAAGCCTTTCGACCCCGGCTATGCTGAGAGAATGGCTCAGAAGCTCAGAGAAAAAGGATATGACATTCCTACCGACAAGGACGAACTGATTGATATGTTCGGTATCGGCTGCTGGAAATACGCTCCTGAAGCAGCAGAGAAGCTCCTTATCAAGGCTGGACTGGAAAAGAAGTCCGATGGTTGGTACTATAAAGGAAAACCCTTCACCATCAATTTGACCTATCTGGCCAACACTGAAGCTCAGGCAGGCCGTGGCGTAATTGCTGCTTATGACCAGTTGACCAAATTCGGTCTCAAGTGCAATCTGTCCAGCGAAAGTAGCGCTACCTGGGACACAAATGGTGCTACCGGTAATTTTGAAATCGCCGGTTATTGGCCTACTGGAGGAATTACCAAGGACATTTACTCCCAGATCAGCGGTTGGGATGCAGATCTGATAGTTCCTCTGGGTGAGCGTGGCTCCGGTCAGGGTTCTCGTTGGAACAATGCTGAAGCTACCAGGATTATCCATGAGATGGCTAAGCTGTCTCCTAATGACGAGAGATCATATGAACTGGCTATGGAGTTTATGAAGATTGCTATCAAGGATCTGCCTTTCATAGGCTTCCATTCCGGTATCAAATTTGTACCGACCAACAGCACTTACTGGGAGAACTACCCCAACGCCAAGAACCCCTATAATGGTCCGTGGTGGTGGTGGAGCTGCTTCAAGTACATTACAACCGAAATCTCCCCTGTTGGCAAGTAA
- a CDS encoding ABC transporter permease: MKKFWRNANFRLRSGIIITTIFFILGFVVYYIPHVNPFTYNSYPSKLSPSWEHWLGTTSMGQDIFWLLIEAIHNSLLIGLTVALIGTVVGVFVGLLAGFSGGVLDRVLTVVTDTFVVIPSLPILVLMTSLMKGSATVFLMALVLGMFAWAWPSRQIRSLALTIKERDFIHTAWFSGEGTIQVVVTEILPYALTWSLSNFMNATLAAIASESSLAVLGLSPANMISLGNMIQWARERNAIFARQWFWIGSPIVATVLLFIGLFLLITGYNDYLSMKRGK; encoded by the coding sequence ATGAAAAAGTTTTGGAGGAACGCAAACTTCCGCTTGAGATCTGGCATTATTATCACAACCATTTTCTTCATCCTTGGGTTCGTCGTGTACTATATTCCTCATGTCAACCCTTTCACCTATAACTCATATCCCAGTAAACTCAGCCCATCCTGGGAACACTGGCTGGGCACAACGAGTATGGGACAGGATATATTCTGGTTGCTCATTGAAGCCATCCACAATTCGCTTTTGATCGGACTGACCGTCGCATTAATAGGTACTGTGGTGGGCGTGTTCGTCGGATTGTTGGCAGGTTTCTCCGGTGGTGTACTGGACCGCGTGCTGACAGTGGTTACGGATACTTTCGTCGTCATTCCCTCACTGCCTATTCTGGTATTGATGACTTCTCTTATGAAAGGCTCCGCTACCGTCTTCCTGATGGCTTTGGTGTTGGGCATGTTCGCATGGGCCTGGCCCAGCAGGCAGATACGTTCCCTGGCATTGACCATTAAGGAGCGTGACTTTATCCATACAGCATGGTTTTCCGGTGAAGGAACAATTCAAGTGGTGGTGACAGAGATACTTCCCTACGCACTGACATGGTCACTATCCAACTTCATGAATGCGACACTGGCGGCTATTGCTTCTGAATCCAGCCTCGCAGTGTTGGGTCTGTCACCTGCAAACATGATTTCTCTGGGTAACATGATACAATGGGCAAGAGAACGTAACGCTATCTTCGCCCGGCAATGGTTCTGGATCGGCTCACCCATTGTGGCGACAGTTCTTCTGTTTATCGGCCTGTTCCTTTTGATCACGGGCTACAACGATTATTTGTCAATGAAGAGAGGTAAGTAA
- a CDS encoding ABC transporter ATP-binding protein: protein MSEKLLEIKNVSKIFRIGGMLRGKKLVAVDDVSLDIDSGKPVILSIVGESGCGKSTMCKMILRLYKPDKGDITLCGKSYSDKKGYDPLRFRLDVQPIFQNPYETFSARKRVDSYLFNTALRLGIAKSRSEAERLIDETLCSVGMSLSTVKGKYPAQFSGGELQRISIARALITRPKLIIADEPVAAIDASMKMNIVNLFKEIKDKYNVSFIYITHDLSTAYYVSDYIATLYRGCLIEYGPAKEIMDEPAHPYTELLMNAIPRVGDKWNKELVMPDTEEKEYAISYCKFAPRCPYATDECRQKRPEMTFLSESRKVLCFHPLIKAQALAKEGK from the coding sequence ATGTCTGAAAAGTTATTGGAAATCAAAAATGTAAGTAAGATTTTCCGGATTGGCGGCATGCTTAGGGGTAAGAAGCTTGTAGCCGTTGACGATGTCTCCCTGGACATCGATTCCGGAAAGCCTGTAATTTTGTCCATCGTAGGTGAATCCGGCTGCGGAAAGTCCACGATGTGTAAGATGATTTTGCGCTTGTACAAGCCTGACAAGGGCGATATCACATTGTGCGGCAAATCATATTCCGACAAAAAGGGCTACGATCCTCTGCGCTTCCGCCTGGACGTTCAGCCTATATTTCAGAATCCTTATGAAACCTTCTCCGCACGAAAGAGGGTGGATTCTTATCTGTTCAACACAGCGCTTCGGCTTGGCATAGCGAAGAGCCGTTCGGAAGCGGAAAGACTGATAGACGAAACACTGTGCAGTGTCGGTATGTCGTTGTCCACGGTTAAAGGCAAATATCCCGCCCAGTTTTCCGGCGGCGAGCTTCAACGTATTTCAATTGCCCGGGCACTAATTACGCGTCCGAAGCTGATCATAGCAGACGAGCCTGTGGCCGCCATTGATGCTTCCATGAAAATGAACATTGTCAACCTTTTCAAGGAAATCAAGGACAAATACAATGTATCCTTTATATATATCACTCATGATCTTTCCACGGCCTATTACGTATCCGACTACATCGCTACCCTTTACCGCGGATGTCTGATCGAATACGGCCCGGCTAAAGAGATAATGGATGAACCCGCCCATCCTTACACGGAGCTTTTGATGAATGCTATACCCCGTGTGGGTGATAAGTGGAATAAAGAGCTGGTGATGCCTGATACCGAGGAAAAGGAATATGCTATCTCCTATTGCAAGTTTGCACCTCGCTGTCCTTATGCAACAGATGAATGCAGGCAAAAGCGGCCGGAGATGACCTTCCTCAGTGAATCCCGCAAGGTGCTGTGTTTCCACCCGCTCATAAAAGCACAGGCCTTGGCGAAGGAAGGGAAATAG
- a CDS encoding SDR family NAD(P)-dependent oxidoreductase, with protein sequence MKNVVITGSTRGIGFAMAKEFLRAGCNVTLSGRGEALPEAARDELSPFEGKYIYVRCNVQEKASLQNLWDVSLKQWGKIDIWINNAGQNVPHMFSWETGETYTENVIKTNITGMIYGSQIAAAEMIKQGYGAIYSMEGLGSNDMIQPKTILYGTTKRALRYFMKGLARELKGTGVIAGRLSPGMMLTDFITKTPDGDPSEVISDEKFRRLFNILADRPETVAKFFIPRILKNTKNDALISWLTNRKAAWRFITAGFRRGRLI encoded by the coding sequence ATGAAAAATGTTGTTATAACCGGCAGCACACGCGGTATTGGTTTTGCTATGGCAAAGGAGTTTTTGCGGGCCGGATGCAACGTTACTCTTTCCGGCAGAGGTGAAGCTCTGCCGGAAGCAGCTCGTGATGAGCTTTCACCTTTTGAGGGCAAGTATATTTATGTCCGATGCAATGTGCAGGAAAAGGCAAGCCTGCAAAACCTCTGGGATGTTTCTTTGAAGCAGTGGGGCAAAATAGATATATGGATCAATAATGCAGGACAAAACGTGCCGCACATGTTTTCGTGGGAAACGGGAGAAACTTACACTGAAAACGTTATTAAGACAAATATAACCGGCATGATATACGGCTCACAGATTGCCGCGGCGGAAATGATCAAGCAGGGATATGGCGCGATATACAGCATGGAGGGTTTGGGCTCCAATGACATGATACAGCCTAAAACAATACTCTATGGCACCACCAAGCGCGCATTAAGATACTTTATGAAGGGTCTCGCCCGAGAGCTGAAGGGTACCGGAGTGATAGCGGGACGATTATCTCCCGGTATGATGCTTACCGATTTCATCACAAAAACACCGGATGGAGATCCATCGGAAGTCATATCGGACGAAAAGTTCAGAAGGCTGTTCAACATATTGGCGGACAGACCTGAAACGGTTGCAAAATTTTTCATACCTAGAATACTCAAGAACACCAAAAACGATGCCTTGATCTCCTGGCTGACAAACAGGAAGGCGGCATGGCGTTTTATTACTGCAGGCTTTCGCAGGGGAAGGCTGATTTAG